One window from the genome of Pseudonocardia hierapolitana encodes:
- a CDS encoding BCCT family transporter encodes MTVHKEDNTIDTPLPDPAAPITTAEQRQPVDWAIFGIAAGLVVAFIIWGIASVDTLSAVSSAVLAGIMNAGGWAFVLVASGFVVFALWLAFSSYGKIPLGGDDEGPEFRTVSWIAMMFSAGMGIGLMFYGVSEPLTHFTDPPPGTVAAGTPEALDVAMATTLFHWTLHPWAIYAVVGLAIAYSTFRRGRRSLISSAFAPLLGERRTEGAFGKFVDILAIFATLFGSAASLGLGTLQIGAGLEANGLPPTQLPLLLGIIAVLTIAFVASAVSGVAKGIQWLSNINMVLAGILALFVFVAGPTILILNLIPTAIGDYFGDMAQMAARTAATGGDATAEWLSGWTVFYWAWWISWTPFVGMFIARISRGRSIKQFVVGVLLIPSLVSLLWFAIFGGAAIQAQRSGTDLASADTEGQLFGLLHSMPLGGLMSVIAMVLVAIFFVSGADAASVVTGTLSQHGTIRPTRWVVVFWGVVMGAIAAIMLAIGATQAGEGEQDEALTGIRDITIISAAPFALVMVALCIALAKDLHDDPLMRRDRRAVAAVEQAVDHGTKTYGDEFVVAVKPHPDVAARNGDSSRKDVVEET; translated from the coding sequence ATGACCGTTCATAAAGAAGACAACACAATCGACACGCCACTGCCGGATCCCGCCGCACCGATCACCACCGCCGAGCAGCGCCAGCCGGTCGACTGGGCGATCTTCGGGATCGCCGCGGGCCTCGTCGTCGCGTTCATCATCTGGGGCATCGCCTCGGTCGACACCCTGAGCGCCGTCTCCTCGGCGGTGCTCGCCGGCATCATGAACGCGGGTGGCTGGGCGTTCGTCCTCGTGGCGAGCGGGTTCGTGGTCTTCGCGCTGTGGCTCGCGTTCAGCAGCTACGGCAAGATCCCGCTCGGCGGCGACGACGAGGGGCCGGAGTTCCGCACGGTCTCGTGGATCGCGATGATGTTCAGCGCCGGCATGGGTATCGGTCTGATGTTCTACGGCGTCAGCGAGCCGCTGACGCACTTCACCGATCCGCCGCCGGGCACCGTGGCCGCCGGCACGCCCGAAGCGCTCGACGTCGCGATGGCCACCACGCTGTTCCACTGGACGCTGCACCCGTGGGCGATCTACGCCGTGGTCGGGCTCGCCATCGCCTACAGCACGTTCCGTCGCGGCCGCCGGTCGCTGATCAGCTCGGCGTTCGCGCCGCTGCTGGGCGAGCGCCGCACCGAAGGCGCGTTCGGCAAGTTCGTCGACATCCTCGCGATCTTCGCCACGCTGTTCGGCTCGGCGGCGTCACTCGGTCTCGGCACGCTGCAGATCGGCGCTGGGCTGGAGGCAAACGGCCTGCCGCCGACCCAGCTTCCCCTGCTGCTCGGCATCATCGCGGTGCTCACGATCGCGTTCGTGGCCTCAGCGGTGTCCGGGGTCGCCAAGGGCATCCAATGGCTGTCGAACATCAACATGGTGCTCGCGGGGATCCTGGCCCTCTTCGTGTTCGTAGCGGGCCCGACGATCCTCATCCTCAACCTGATCCCCACCGCCATCGGCGACTACTTCGGGGACATGGCCCAGATGGCCGCGCGCACGGCGGCCACCGGCGGCGACGCCACCGCGGAGTGGCTGTCCGGGTGGACGGTCTTCTACTGGGCCTGGTGGATCTCCTGGACGCCGTTCGTCGGGATGTTCATCGCCCGGATCAGCCGCGGCCGCAGCATCAAGCAGTTCGTCGTCGGGGTGCTGCTCATCCCGAGCCTCGTGAGCCTGCTGTGGTTCGCCATCTTCGGCGGCGCCGCGATCCAGGCGCAGCGCAGTGGCACCGACCTCGCGTCGGCCGACACGGAGGGCCAGCTGTTCGGCCTGCTGCACTCGATGCCGCTCGGCGGGCTGATGAGCGTCATCGCCATGGTCCTCGTCGCGATCTTCTTCGTCTCCGGCGCCGACGCGGCGTCCGTGGTCACCGGCACGCTCTCACAGCACGGCACGATCCGGCCCACCCGCTGGGTCGTGGTGTTCTGGGGCGTCGTGATGGGCGCGATCGCGGCGATCATGCTCGCCATCGGGGCCACCCAGGCCGGCGAGGGCGAGCAGGACGAGGCGCTCACCGGGATCCGCGACATCACGATCATCTCGGCGGCCCCGTTCGCGCTCGTCATGGTCGCGTTGTGCATCGCGCTGGCGAAGGACCTGCACGACGACCCGCTGATGCGCCGCGACCGGCGCGCGGTCGCGGCCGTCGAGCAGGCCGTCGACCACGGCACGAAGACCTACGGCGACGAGTTCGTGGTGGCCGTCAAGCCGCACCCGGACGTGGCGGCGCGCAACGGGGACTCGTCGCGCAAGGACGTGGTTGAGGAGACCTAG
- a CDS encoding NADPH:quinone oxidoreductase family protein translates to MRAVQVVRLDGPAAVEVRDVPEPQRKPDQVLVDVRAIGVNFPDVLQTKGLYQYRPELPFTLGSEVAGIVREAPDGSPLRAGDRVAAFTTTGAFADAVAVPADVVLPLPDGIGFPAGACLPMNYLTAHFALLVRGHLRDGQTVLVQGAAGGVGTAVIQLAVALGARVIAVASTEEKAEVARAAGAHEAVLAAGFKDAVKALTGGAGVDLVVDPVGGDRFTDSLRCLAPEGRLLVVGFTAGEIPTVKVNRLLLNNIDVVGVGWGAYAFARPGYLQEQWGELMPHLRSGALDPLISTTLPLDRAAEALALIDERRVTGKVVLETI, encoded by the coding sequence GTGCGCGCGGTGCAGGTGGTGCGGTTGGACGGGCCGGCGGCGGTCGAGGTGCGTGACGTGCCGGAACCGCAGCGGAAACCCGACCAGGTGCTCGTCGACGTGCGGGCGATCGGGGTCAACTTCCCCGACGTCCTGCAGACCAAGGGGCTCTACCAGTACCGGCCCGAGCTGCCCTTCACGCTCGGGTCCGAGGTGGCAGGCATCGTGCGGGAGGCACCGGACGGCTCCCCGCTGCGGGCCGGTGACCGCGTGGCCGCGTTCACGACCACGGGCGCGTTCGCCGATGCGGTGGCCGTCCCGGCCGACGTCGTCCTGCCGTTGCCGGACGGGATCGGCTTCCCGGCGGGCGCGTGCCTGCCGATGAACTACCTCACCGCCCACTTCGCCCTCCTCGTGCGCGGGCACCTGCGCGACGGTCAGACGGTGCTCGTGCAGGGCGCGGCGGGCGGGGTGGGCACGGCGGTGATCCAGCTCGCCGTCGCGCTCGGCGCCAGGGTGATCGCCGTGGCGTCGACCGAGGAGAAGGCCGAGGTCGCCCGCGCCGCAGGCGCGCACGAGGCGGTGCTCGCCGCCGGGTTCAAGGACGCGGTGAAGGCTCTGACCGGCGGCGCGGGCGTCGACCTCGTGGTGGATCCGGTGGGCGGCGACCGCTTCACCGACTCCCTGCGCTGCCTCGCCCCCGAGGGCCGGCTGCTCGTCGTCGGCTTCACCGCAGGCGAGATCCCCACGGTGAAGGTCAACCGCCTCCTGCTCAACAACATCGACGTGGTGGGCGTCGGCTGGGGCGCCTACGCCTTCGCGCGCCCCGGCTACCTGCAGGAGCAGTGGGGCGAGCTGATGCCCCACCTGCGCTCGGGCGCGCTCGACCCGCTGATCAGCACCACCCTCCCGCTCGACCGCGCCGCCGAGGCGCTCGCGCTCATCGACGAGCGGCGCGTGACCGGGAAGGTGGTGCTGGAGACGATCTAG
- a CDS encoding MFS transporter: protein MKLHHRLWVVWSIGLAAYLVGVMHRTSFGVAGLDAAARFHAAPAMLAGFVVLQLLVYASLQIPVGVLLDRFGARKLIVVGSLTMAAGQLVLAVAADLPLAILARVLVGAGDALTFISVLSVVTSWFPARRVPLMTQLTGLIGQLGQVLSAVPLAAVLHSSGWTPAFVSAAALGVAVGLAAFAVVRDRPPGAPAPPPAQSPRAVLQGLVCSWREPGTRLGFWTHMGTQFSGQVFALMWGVPYLVAGQGFSTGAASAMLTLLVVAGIVAGPLFGEFTARHPFRRSWLVLAVIVTTVAVWTAVLAVAPPAPPWLLGLLVVVLALGGPTSMIGFDYARTFNPGHRQGAAVGIINMAGFSATLTVSLAIGVVLGIAGPGGYTPEAFRVAWTVQYVVWVVAFVGVLVARRRARRKMAAEGIVVPSLRTVLATRRATPVRKGASR from the coding sequence ATGAAGCTGCATCATCGCCTCTGGGTCGTCTGGTCGATCGGTCTGGCCGCCTACCTGGTGGGGGTGATGCACCGCACCTCCTTCGGCGTCGCGGGTCTCGACGCCGCGGCGCGGTTCCACGCCGCACCGGCGATGCTCGCCGGGTTCGTGGTGCTGCAGCTGCTGGTCTACGCGAGCCTGCAGATCCCGGTGGGGGTGCTGCTCGACCGCTTCGGAGCCCGCAAGCTGATCGTCGTCGGCTCGCTCACGATGGCGGCGGGCCAGCTGGTGCTCGCCGTCGCCGCCGACCTCCCGCTCGCGATCCTCGCTCGGGTGCTGGTCGGCGCGGGCGACGCGCTGACCTTCATCAGCGTCCTCTCGGTCGTCACGAGCTGGTTCCCGGCCCGCCGCGTGCCGCTGATGACGCAGCTCACCGGCCTGATCGGCCAGCTCGGCCAGGTGCTGTCCGCAGTGCCGCTCGCCGCGGTGCTGCACAGTTCCGGCTGGACGCCCGCGTTCGTCTCCGCCGCGGCGCTCGGCGTCGCGGTGGGACTCGCGGCGTTCGCCGTCGTGCGGGACCGCCCGCCGGGCGCGCCCGCCCCGCCACCCGCGCAGTCACCCCGTGCGGTGCTGCAGGGGCTGGTCTGCTCGTGGCGCGAGCCGGGCACCCGGCTGGGCTTCTGGACCCACATGGGCACCCAGTTCTCCGGCCAGGTGTTCGCGCTGATGTGGGGCGTGCCCTACCTGGTGGCCGGGCAGGGCTTCTCGACGGGCGCGGCGAGCGCGATGCTGACGCTGCTCGTCGTGGCCGGGATCGTCGCCGGGCCGCTCTTCGGCGAGTTCACGGCCCGGCACCCCTTCCGGCGGTCCTGGCTGGTCCTCGCCGTGATCGTCACGACGGTCGCGGTCTGGACGGCCGTGCTGGCCGTCGCGCCGCCCGCGCCGCCGTGGTTGCTCGGCCTCCTCGTGGTCGTGCTTGCGCTCGGCGGACCGACCTCGATGATCGGCTTCGACTACGCGCGCACGTTCAACCCCGGCCACCGGCAGGGGGCCGCCGTCGGGATCATCAACATGGCCGGCTTCTCCGCGACGCTCACCGTCTCGCTCGCCATCGGGGTGGTGCTCGGGATCGCCGGACCGGGCGGCTACACGCCGGAGGCGTTCCGCGTGGCGTGGACGGTGCAGTACGTCGTCTGGGTGGTCGCGTTCGTCGGCGTCCTGGTGGCGCGCAGGCGGGCGCGGCGCAAGATGGCGGCCGAGGGCATCGTCGTGCCGTCCCTGCGGACCGTGCTGGCCACGCGGCGCGCCACTCCGGTGCGGAAGGGCGCGTCCCGCTGA
- a CDS encoding AAA family ATPase — MRIAFVGKGGSGKTTSAAVFSRYLAELGKPVLAIDADINQHLGQALGYDGPPPRALGSDLPWLKEHLRGTNPRIAGPDAMIKTTPPGRGSRLLDLDPDGELLTRYSAVAGGVRHLVTGEFDEADIGVSCYHSKTGAVELYLNHLVDGPGEYVVVDMTAGADAFASGLFTRFDLTVLVSEPTRRGIGVYQQYAEHARGHGVELRVLGNKVTDAEDAAYLREQVGDALLGWFGQSAWVRAAERGSVAPVGALEPENLAVLDAVLTALDARERDWAAYHRDTVEFHLRNAAAWGNRAVGADLAAQIDPDFVPGMPTVRA, encoded by the coding sequence GTGCGCATCGCGTTCGTCGGCAAGGGCGGCAGTGGGAAGACGACATCGGCGGCCGTGTTCAGCCGCTACCTCGCGGAGCTCGGCAAGCCGGTTCTCGCCATCGACGCCGACATCAACCAGCACCTCGGTCAGGCGCTGGGGTACGACGGCCCGCCGCCCCGCGCGCTCGGCTCCGACCTGCCGTGGCTCAAGGAGCACCTGCGGGGCACCAATCCGCGCATCGCAGGCCCGGACGCGATGATCAAGACGACGCCCCCCGGTCGCGGCTCGCGCCTGCTCGACCTCGACCCCGACGGCGAGCTGCTGACCCGGTACTCGGCGGTGGCGGGCGGGGTGCGCCACCTCGTGACCGGCGAGTTCGACGAGGCCGACATCGGCGTCTCCTGCTACCACTCGAAGACCGGCGCGGTGGAGCTCTACCTCAACCACCTCGTCGACGGTCCCGGTGAGTACGTGGTTGTGGACATGACCGCAGGTGCAGACGCGTTCGCATCGGGCCTATTCACCCGGTTCGACCTCACCGTTCTCGTCAGCGAGCCCACGCGGCGCGGGATCGGCGTGTACCAGCAGTACGCCGAGCACGCCCGCGGCCACGGCGTGGAGCTGCGGGTGCTCGGCAACAAGGTGACCGACGCAGAGGACGCCGCCTACCTGCGGGAGCAGGTGGGCGACGCGCTGCTGGGGTGGTTCGGCCAGTCGGCGTGGGTGCGGGCCGCAGAGCGCGGGTCCGTGGCGCCGGTGGGTGCCCTCGAGCCCGAGAACCTCGCCGTGCTCGACGCCGTGCTCACCGCGCTCGACGCGCGGGAGCGCGACTGGGCGGCCTACCACCGCGACACCGTGGAGTTCCACCTGCGCAACGCGGCGGCCTGGGGCAACCGAGCCGTCGGGGCCGACCTGGCTGCCCAGATCGACCCCGACTTCGTCCCGGGGATGCCCACGGTCCGCGCCTGA
- a CDS encoding YkvA family protein, translated as MGERLRALPRLLGAAVTGRYPALSRGRIGLILLALAYLVSPLDVVPEALIPLLGFADDGVIALWLGGAFLAETERFLAWEREQPAVVNAPPG; from the coding sequence ATGGGGGAGCGGCTCCGTGCCCTCCCGCGCCTGCTGGGAGCCGCCGTCACGGGCCGGTACCCGGCGCTGTCGCGCGGCCGGATCGGGCTGATCCTGCTCGCGTTGGCCTACCTGGTCTCACCCCTCGACGTGGTGCCCGAGGCGTTGATCCCGCTGCTCGGCTTCGCCGACGACGGGGTGATCGCGCTGTGGCTGGGCGGGGCCTTCCTCGCCGAGACCGAGCGTTTCCTCGCGTGGGAGCGTGAGCAGCCCGCCGTCGTGAACGCGCCGCCGGGCTGA
- a CDS encoding putative quinol monooxygenase, producing the protein MSQPVVVTAVFRPLPGRREDARAAIEGALPDVHAEDGCLLYALHDAADGTLVLLEKWESQELLDAHSVGEPVKRLRAAIDGLLEGPADVVTMTPLPAGDPVKGRL; encoded by the coding sequence ATGTCGCAGCCAGTGGTCGTCACCGCCGTCTTCCGCCCGCTGCCCGGGCGCCGCGAGGACGCCAGGGCAGCGATCGAGGGCGCGCTCCCCGACGTCCACGCCGAGGACGGCTGCCTGCTCTACGCGCTGCACGACGCCGCGGACGGCACGCTGGTGCTCCTCGAGAAGTGGGAGTCGCAGGAGCTGCTCGACGCCCACTCGGTGGGCGAGCCGGTGAAGCGCCTCCGCGCGGCGATCGACGGGCTTCTCGAGGGGCCGGCCGACGTCGTGACGATGACGCCGCTGCCCGCAGGCGACCCGGTCAAGGGACGCCTCTGA
- a CDS encoding LacI family DNA-binding transcriptional regulator yields the protein MKKAATIRDVAAHAGVSVSVVSRVLNGTGPVAPVKRAQVLDAIEELAYRPRAAARELSQGRSETIGLLLADLTNPFFARLADRVVAEARSRDLQILLMTTQEDPHLEGQALDTLLDRSVGGMIGTPTGHNTARWEKLAALDIPVVFVDRAVRELDSVDVVSIENVDSAAAATRHLLERGHTRIGIVSGPLDTTTGVERVQGYEQALREHGVERDDRLVRPAPFRGDRGAEVVAQMLALDDPPTGLVVANTAQVRVVLRMLAQARIAIPDDLSLVVFDDNPWTELIRPPLTAVRQPIDMLALHSVELVHARMRQKLPPAPRRVRVAAEFVERSSTARI from the coding sequence ATGAAGAAGGCGGCCACCATCCGGGACGTCGCCGCCCACGCCGGCGTCTCCGTCTCCGTGGTGTCGCGCGTGCTCAACGGCACGGGCCCGGTCGCGCCCGTGAAGCGCGCCCAGGTCCTCGACGCGATCGAGGAGCTCGCCTACCGGCCGCGTGCCGCCGCCCGGGAGCTCTCCCAGGGCCGCAGCGAGACGATCGGCCTGCTGCTCGCCGACCTCACGAACCCGTTCTTCGCCCGCCTCGCCGACCGCGTCGTCGCCGAGGCGCGCTCCCGCGACCTGCAGATCCTGCTCATGACCACGCAGGAGGACCCGCACCTGGAGGGGCAGGCCCTCGACACCCTCCTCGACCGCTCCGTCGGCGGCATGATCGGCACCCCCACCGGCCACAACACCGCGCGCTGGGAGAAGCTCGCCGCCCTCGACATCCCGGTCGTCTTCGTCGACCGGGCCGTCCGGGAGCTCGATTCGGTCGACGTCGTGAGCATCGAGAACGTCGACTCGGCCGCCGCCGCCACCAGGCACCTGCTCGAGCGGGGCCACACCCGGATCGGCATCGTCTCCGGGCCGCTCGACACCACCACCGGTGTCGAGCGGGTGCAGGGCTACGAGCAGGCCCTGCGCGAGCACGGCGTCGAGCGCGACGACCGCCTCGTGCGCCCCGCGCCCTTCCGCGGTGACCGGGGCGCCGAGGTCGTGGCCCAGATGCTCGCGCTCGACGACCCGCCCACCGGCCTCGTCGTCGCCAACACCGCGCAGGTGCGGGTGGTCCTGCGGATGCTCGCGCAGGCCCGCATCGCGATCCCGGACGACCTGTCTCTCGTGGTCTTCGACGACAACCCGTGGACCGAGCTCATCCGGCCGCCGCTCACGGCCGTCCGTCAGCCGATCGACATGCTCGCGCTGCACTCCGTGGAGCTGGTGCACGCCCGCATGCGGCAGAAGCTCCCGCCGGCTCCCCGGCGGGTCCGTGTGGCCGCCGAGTTCGTGGAGCGGTCCAGCACGGCGCGAATCTGA
- a CDS encoding TetR/AcrR family transcriptional regulator codes for MTTARRTQKERREQAETALLGAAAELVVEQGVRSLTLARVGERAGYSRGLVTHHFGSKQALLERLALATQTGFVPGLDGLPPGLDRLLRLIEGYLGALGEVGVLNRAFLLLWAEATTAPELAPIFRQRDEAFRADLREDVAAGIADGTIRPDVAPDEVAIAVVGQLRGVGLQRLLDPRAVDTERLRRSVTEHWRRALARSRPAPLTR; via the coding sequence GTGACCACCGCCCGCCGGACCCAGAAGGAGCGCCGCGAGCAGGCCGAAACCGCGTTGCTCGGCGCCGCCGCCGAACTGGTCGTCGAACAGGGGGTCCGCTCGTTGACGCTGGCGCGCGTCGGCGAGCGGGCGGGCTACAGCCGTGGCCTCGTCACCCACCACTTCGGGTCCAAGCAGGCGCTCCTCGAACGCCTGGCGCTCGCGACGCAGACCGGGTTCGTGCCCGGGCTCGACGGACTTCCGCCCGGCCTGGACCGTCTCCTGCGGCTCATCGAGGGATACCTCGGAGCATTGGGTGAGGTGGGCGTGCTGAACCGCGCGTTCCTGCTGCTGTGGGCCGAGGCGACCACGGCACCGGAGCTGGCCCCGATCTTCCGCCAGCGGGACGAGGCGTTCCGTGCCGATCTGCGCGAGGACGTCGCCGCGGGGATCGCCGACGGCACCATCCGGCCCGACGTCGCACCCGACGAGGTCGCGATCGCCGTCGTCGGGCAACTCCGCGGCGTCGGGCTGCAACGGCTCCTCGATCCGCGGGCCGTCGACACGGAACGGTTGCGGCGGTCGGTCACGGAGCACTGGCGTCGGGCGTTGGCGAGATCGCGACCCGCTCCCCTCACCCGATAG
- a CDS encoding PadR family transcriptional regulator — MNEQNTPWPGAPFGFRGRRGPRRGPFRPDGPTVPPFAGPGEGEEALRGHRHRRHPFGPGFGPPFGPGMRGFPGPRGRRGRRTSRGDIRTAVLALVAEQPRHGYEIIQEIADRTGGVWRPSPGSVYPTLSQLEDEGLVRVEQADGRRVVHLTEEGTRYVEEHRAELDAVWASVGRDPDDEDVAELWEQLGQLHAAAAQVMSAGAPEQIATATTTITEARKAIYRLLAE; from the coding sequence ATGAACGAGCAGAACACTCCCTGGCCCGGCGCCCCGTTCGGGTTCCGCGGCCGCCGCGGACCGCGTCGAGGGCCGTTCCGACCCGACGGTCCAACCGTGCCGCCGTTCGCCGGCCCCGGCGAGGGCGAGGAGGCCCTGCGCGGGCACCGGCACCGCAGGCACCCCTTCGGCCCCGGCTTCGGGCCGCCCTTCGGCCCCGGGATGCGCGGCTTCCCCGGCCCACGCGGCAGGCGCGGCCGCCGGACGTCGCGCGGCGACATCCGCACGGCGGTGCTCGCGCTGGTCGCGGAGCAGCCGCGGCACGGGTACGAGATCATCCAGGAGATCGCCGACCGCACCGGCGGCGTGTGGCGGCCGAGCCCGGGCTCGGTCTACCCCACGCTCTCCCAGCTGGAGGACGAGGGCCTGGTGCGCGTCGAGCAGGCCGATGGCAGGCGCGTCGTCCACCTCACCGAGGAGGGCACGCGCTACGTCGAGGAGCACCGTGCGGAGCTGGACGCCGTCTGGGCGTCGGTCGGCCGGGATCCCGACGACGAGGACGTCGCGGAGCTGTGGGAGCAGCTGGGTCAGCTGCACGCGGCCGCGGCGCAGGTGATGTCGGCGGGCGCGCCGGAGCAGATCGCGACGGCCACCACCACGATCACCGAGGCCCGCAAGGCGATCTACCGCCTGCTGGCCGAGTAG
- a CDS encoding DUF1330 domain-containing protein: MIEIDERALDALLTEDPGGPVVMLNLLRFRPDGGRESYRRYAEALGPAINPRYGLQVEYLGDGGRALVAEDGQAWDMVVLVRYPSRQAFAAMIRDPEYQAVSHLRSEALVESVLQPTVPLTGVA, translated from the coding sequence ATGATCGAGATTGACGAGCGCGCCCTGGATGCCCTGCTGACCGAGGACCCGGGCGGTCCCGTCGTGATGCTGAACCTGTTGAGGTTCCGTCCGGACGGCGGCCGGGAGAGCTACCGGCGTTACGCCGAGGCGCTCGGGCCGGCGATCAACCCGCGGTACGGGCTGCAGGTGGAGTACCTCGGGGACGGCGGACGGGCGCTGGTCGCCGAGGACGGCCAGGCCTGGGACATGGTGGTGCTGGTGCGCTACCCGAGCCGGCAGGCGTTCGCGGCGATGATCCGCGACCCCGAGTACCAGGCGGTGTCCCACCTCCGCAGCGAGGCGCTGGTGGAATCGGTCCTGCAGCCGACCGTGCCGCTCACGGGCGTGGCCTGA
- a CDS encoding proteasome assembly chaperone family protein — MLDPAGLYEMAPDAPQLDEPVLLVALDGFVDAGNAARLAVEALVEGREPRLVARFDVDQLVDYRSRRPPLRFETDRWAAYSRPELDVVALTDTGDTGYLLLAGPEPDMQWERFCAAVEQIVRTLGVRLVINLTAIPMAVPHTRPIGVTVHGTSPELTEGHEAWFATAHVPGSAVGLMEFRLGEAGLDAMGFAVHVPHYLARAEYPQAARVLLDHVGLAAGLYLPTESVTKAAERTEAEIAEQVAGSEEVRQVVEALEQQYDMVSSGRAERSSMGLSGELPSADELAAEVERFLRGEDDNGGS, encoded by the coding sequence GTGCTGGATCCGGCCGGTCTGTACGAGATGGCGCCCGATGCGCCGCAGCTTGACGAACCCGTGCTGCTGGTGGCGCTCGACGGGTTCGTGGACGCGGGCAACGCGGCCCGGCTGGCGGTGGAGGCCCTCGTGGAGGGCCGGGAGCCGCGCCTGGTGGCCCGCTTCGACGTCGACCAGCTCGTCGACTACCGCTCGCGCCGCCCGCCGCTGCGCTTCGAGACCGACCGGTGGGCCGCGTACAGCCGCCCCGAGCTGGACGTCGTGGCGCTCACCGACACGGGCGACACCGGCTACCTGTTGCTCGCAGGACCGGAGCCGGACATGCAGTGGGAGCGGTTCTGCGCGGCCGTCGAGCAGATCGTGCGCACGCTTGGGGTCCGGCTGGTGATCAACCTCACCGCGATCCCGATGGCGGTGCCCCACACCCGGCCGATCGGCGTCACGGTGCACGGCACCAGCCCGGAGCTGACCGAGGGCCACGAGGCCTGGTTCGCCACGGCGCACGTGCCGGGGAGCGCCGTCGGGCTGATGGAGTTCCGGCTCGGTGAGGCGGGGCTGGACGCCATGGGCTTCGCGGTGCACGTGCCGCACTACCTCGCGCGGGCCGAGTACCCACAGGCGGCGCGCGTGCTGCTGGACCACGTCGGCCTGGCCGCGGGGCTGTACCTGCCCACCGAGAGCGTCACGAAGGCCGCCGAGCGCACCGAGGCGGAGATCGCCGAGCAGGTGGCGGGCTCCGAGGAGGTGCGGCAGGTCGTGGAGGCGCTCGAGCAGCAGTACGACATGGTCTCCTCCGGCCGCGCGGAGCGGTCCAGCATGGGGCTGTCGGGCGAGCTCCCCAGCGCAGACGAGCTCGCCGCGGAGGTGGAGCGCTTCCTCCGGGGAGAGGACGACAACGGCGGCTCCTGA
- a CDS encoding tautomerase family protein: protein MPVLEVHLVEGLHTPAQHAELLVAMSTRYAELTEVPRDRVRAHVTLHRPELWANGGIPADGRSAPYFTAVVFTDRPAELRRRLLGALTDLLVDVLGVDRRLVHGEVIPVQPDNWAVGGVSAATPRRAFA from the coding sequence ATGCCGGTCCTGGAAGTCCACCTCGTCGAGGGGCTGCACACCCCCGCCCAGCACGCGGAGCTGCTCGTCGCGATGAGCACCCGTTACGCCGAGCTCACGGAGGTGCCCCGGGACAGGGTGCGGGCCCACGTCACGCTCCACCGGCCCGAGCTGTGGGCCAACGGCGGCATCCCGGCCGACGGGCGGTCGGCCCCCTACTTCACGGCGGTCGTGTTCACCGACCGCCCCGCCGAGCTGCGGCGCAGGCTGCTGGGCGCGCTCACCGACCTCCTGGTCGACGTGCTCGGCGTCGACCGCAGGCTGGTGCACGGAGAGGTCATCCCGGTGCAGCCCGACAACTGGGCCGTCGGAGGCGTGTCGGCCGCCACCCCTCGCCGCGCCTTCGCCTAG
- a CDS encoding alpha/beta fold hydrolase: MPTVFVHGNPETAAVWDPLLAELEATGAARPGLIRLSPPGFGAPVPAGFGATVGEYRDWLIGELMRFAEPADLVGHDWGGGHVLNAVMSRPDLVRSWVSDAIGIFDTDYVWHELAQRWQTPGVGEADVAARFGAPVDERVATLVERGMSATVAEQVAPGQDAVMGRAVLALYRSAVQPVMAELGRDLERAAQRPGLVVLATADHVGGTAEQRRRAARRAGARVETLDGLGHWWMTRDPARGALALAGFWTSLDNG; the protein is encoded by the coding sequence ATGCCCACGGTCTTCGTGCACGGCAATCCGGAGACGGCGGCGGTCTGGGATCCGCTGCTCGCCGAGCTGGAGGCCACCGGTGCGGCTCGTCCCGGCCTGATCCGCCTGTCCCCGCCCGGGTTCGGTGCGCCGGTGCCTGCCGGGTTCGGGGCAACCGTCGGCGAGTACCGCGACTGGCTGATCGGCGAGCTGATGCGCTTCGCCGAGCCCGCCGACCTCGTGGGCCACGACTGGGGCGGCGGGCACGTCCTCAATGCGGTGATGAGCCGTCCGGACCTCGTACGAAGCTGGGTCAGCGACGCGATCGGGATCTTCGACACCGACTACGTCTGGCACGAGCTCGCCCAGCGGTGGCAGACGCCCGGAGTCGGAGAAGCCGATGTGGCCGCGCGGTTCGGCGCGCCCGTCGACGAGCGGGTCGCCACGCTCGTGGAGCGTGGGATGAGCGCGACGGTGGCAGAGCAGGTGGCCCCTGGCCAGGACGCGGTGATGGGTCGGGCCGTGCTCGCGCTCTACCGCTCCGCCGTGCAGCCGGTGATGGCCGAGCTCGGCCGCGACCTGGAACGCGCGGCGCAACGGCCGGGACTCGTCGTGCTCGCCACCGCGGACCACGTGGGCGGGACGGCCGAGCAGCGGCGCCGCGCCGCTCGCCGAGCCGGTGCCCGGGTCGAGACCCTCGACGGGCTCGGCCACTGGTGGATGACGCGCGATCCCGCCCGGGGCGCCCTCGCCCTCGCCGGCTTCTGGACGTCCCTGGACAACGGGTGA